In Tropicibacter oceani, the following proteins share a genomic window:
- a CDS encoding bifunctional allantoicase/(S)-ureidoglycine aminohydrolase, translating into MSTKYYAPHGGHPGQDQLLTDRAVFTDAYAVIPKGTMRDIVTSFLPFWDETRLWVISRPLSGFAETFSQYIMEVRPGGGSDRPETDPEAEGVLFVVEGTATLQVAGQTHALTPGGYAYLPAGAKWTLRNHGQDTLRFHWIRKAYEAVEGLDAPDVLILNENDIAPTQMPGTDGKWATTRFVDPSDLRHDMHVTVVTFEPGAVIPFLETHVMEHGLYVLEGKAVYRLNNDWVEVEAGDYMWLRAFCPQACYAGGPGKFRYLLYKDVNRHMPLRLGGAGRR; encoded by the coding sequence ATGAGCACCAAGTATTACGCCCCCCACGGCGGGCACCCGGGCCAGGACCAGCTGTTGACGGACCGCGCCGTGTTCACGGATGCCTATGCGGTGATCCCGAAGGGCACCATGCGCGACATCGTCACCAGCTTTTTGCCGTTCTGGGACGAAACCCGCCTTTGGGTGATCTCGCGCCCGCTCAGCGGCTTTGCCGAGACGTTTTCCCAATACATCATGGAGGTCCGCCCCGGCGGCGGGTCCGACCGCCCCGAAACCGACCCCGAGGCCGAAGGCGTGCTGTTCGTCGTCGAAGGCACCGCCACGTTGCAGGTGGCTGGCCAGACCCATGCCTTGACCCCCGGCGGCTATGCCTATCTTCCCGCCGGAGCCAAATGGACCCTGCGCAACCACGGTCAGGACACCCTGCGGTTTCACTGGATCCGCAAGGCCTATGAGGCGGTCGAGGGGCTGGACGCGCCCGACGTGCTGATCCTGAACGAAAACGACATTGCACCGACGCAGATGCCCGGCACCGATGGCAAATGGGCCACCACGCGCTTTGTCGATCCGTCCGACCTGCGCCACGACATGCATGTGACGGTCGTCACCTTTGAACCCGGCGCGGTCATTCCCTTTCTGGAAACCCATGTCATGGAGCATGGCCTGTACGTGCTGGAAGGCAAGGCAGTCTATCGGCTGAACAACGACTGGGTCGAGGTCGAGGCCGGGGATTACATGTGGCTGCGCGCCTTTTGCCCGCAGGCCTGCTATGCCGGTGGCCCCGGCAAGTTCCGCTATCTGCTTTACAAGGACGTCAACCGCCACATGCCGCTGCGGCTGGGGGGCGCTGGCCGGCGCTGA
- the uraH gene encoding hydroxyisourate hydrolase produces the protein MTGYLTTHVLDTARGCPAPGIRIALYRVTGNSHKKIAETVTNADGRTDAPILPADAFRTGTYELVFFAGDYLRDTGQAQGDTLFLDQIPIRFGMSDPQAHYHVPLLLSPYGMSTYRGS, from the coding sequence ATGACTGGTTACCTGACGACCCACGTTCTGGACACCGCGCGCGGATGTCCCGCGCCGGGCATCCGTATCGCGCTGTACCGGGTGACCGGCAATTCCCACAAGAAAATCGCCGAGACCGTGACCAACGCCGATGGCCGCACCGATGCCCCGATCCTGCCGGCCGACGCGTTCAGGACCGGCACCTATGAACTGGTCTTTTTTGCCGGGGACTACCTGCGTGACACCGGTCAGGCCCAGGGCGACACGCTGTTCCTGGACCAGATCCCGATCCGGTTCGGCATGTCAGACCCGCAGGCGCATTACCACGTGCCCCTGCTGCTTTCGCCCTACGGGATGAGCACCTATCGCGGCAGCTGA
- a CDS encoding urate hydroxylase PuuD codes for MYDLAILWDWIAFSVRWLHVVTAMAWIGASFYFIALDLMLRPGPDLPQGAQGEEWEVHGGGFYHTVKYMVAPAHLPEHLTWHKWQSYTTWLTGAALLMIIYWVGGELFLLDPTKADLTLWQGIVISGGSLTVGWLAYDALCKSKLGESPTVLMLILFSILVVMSWGYNQIFTGRAALLHLGAFTATIMTANVFFQIMPNQRIVVNDLKAGRTPDAKYGKIAKLRSTHNNYLTLPVVFLMLSTHYPLAFATQYSWIIASLVFLTGVTIRHYFNTMHKTGKGPHWTWAVTVLLMVVIAWLSTVRTGDTWEEAEARPLTPYEQKYIQVAGFAEAYDTVVGNCSMCHAREPVWGNLQWAPKGVYLETPGDVARHAGQIYLQAGLSHAMPPPSAIQMDDESRNIIVAWVREARGAQQP; via the coding sequence GTGTATGATCTGGCAATTCTATGGGACTGGATCGCATTTTCGGTGCGCTGGCTTCATGTGGTCACCGCGATGGCCTGGATCGGTGCGTCCTTCTACTTTATCGCGCTGGACCTGATGTTGCGCCCCGGCCCGGACCTGCCCCAAGGCGCCCAAGGCGAAGAATGGGAGGTCCACGGCGGCGGATTCTATCACACGGTCAAATACATGGTCGCCCCGGCGCACCTGCCCGAACATCTGACCTGGCACAAATGGCAAAGCTACACCACCTGGCTGACAGGTGCGGCGCTATTGATGATCATCTACTGGGTCGGAGGAGAGCTGTTCCTGCTGGACCCGACCAAGGCGGACCTGACCCTGTGGCAGGGCATCGTGATTTCCGGCGGCTCGCTGACGGTGGGATGGCTGGCCTATGATGCGCTGTGCAAATCCAAGCTGGGCGAAAGCCCGACGGTGCTGATGCTGATCCTGTTCTCGATCCTCGTGGTGATGTCCTGGGGCTACAACCAGATCTTTACCGGCCGCGCCGCGCTTTTGCATCTGGGTGCCTTTACCGCGACCATCATGACGGCAAACGTGTTCTTTCAGATCATGCCCAACCAGCGCATCGTGGTGAACGATCTGAAGGCCGGGCGTACCCCCGACGCGAAATACGGCAAGATCGCCAAGCTGCGGTCGACCCACAACAACTATCTGACGCTTCCGGTCGTCTTCCTGATGCTGTCGACCCATTATCCGCTGGCCTTCGCGACGCAATACAGCTGGATCATCGCCAGCCTGGTCTTTCTGACCGGCGTCACCATCCGCCACTACTTCAACACCATGCACAAGACCGGCAAGGGGCCGCACTGGACCTGGGCCGTGACCGTCCTGTTGATGGTCGTGATCGCCTGGCTGTCGACCGTCCGCACCGGCGACACCTGGGAGGAGGCCGAAGCCCGCCCCCTCACCCCCTATGAACAGAAATACATTCAGGTCGCCGGCTTTGCCGAGGCATATGACACCGTGGTCGGCAACTGTTCGATGTGCCACGCGCGCGAGCCGGTCTGGGGCAACCTGCAATGGGCGCCCAAGGGCGTTTACCTGGAAACCCCCGGCGATGTGGCGCGGCACGCCGGGCAGATCTATCTGCAGGCCGGGCTGAGCCACGCCATGCCCCCACCCAGCGCAATCCAGATGGATGACGAGTCGCGCAACATCATTGTCGCCTGGGTCCGAGAGGCCCGTGGCGCACAGCAGCCTTGA
- the puuE gene encoding allantoinase PuuE: protein MKRYPRDMTGHGAVPPAANWPNGAKIAVQIVLNYEEGGENNVLHGDAASEAFLSEITGAAPWPGQRHWNMESIYEYGSRAGFWRVHRQLRDLPITVYGVATALARAPEQVAAMKAAGWEIASHGLKWVEHKDMPAEEERAQIREAIRLHTEVVGSPPRGWYTGRCSMNTVDLAAAEGDLAYIADSYADDLPYWVRAGDKDQLIVPYTMDCNDMRFAIQAGYTNGDQFESYLKDSFDMLYAEGEQGAPKILSIGLHCRLVGRPGRAAAFQRALDHFKAHDGVWFATREQIADHWAREHPPVQRIRPSQMDKASFVAEYGGIFEHSPWIAEAGFDLEFGPTHDSAAGVHSLLSRIFRSASEEQRLGVLTAHPDLAGKLAAAGRLTRESTAEQAGAGLDMLTDDERAEFTALNTAYTTRFGFPFIIAVRDNTKASIMEAFKRRIDNSREAEFAEACRQVERIAELRLQEKFAR from the coding sequence GTGAAACGCTATCCGCGAGACATGACAGGCCATGGTGCGGTGCCGCCCGCCGCCAACTGGCCGAACGGCGCAAAGATCGCCGTGCAGATCGTGCTGAACTACGAAGAAGGCGGCGAAAACAACGTCTTGCATGGCGATGCCGCTTCCGAAGCCTTTCTGTCGGAAATCACCGGTGCGGCGCCCTGGCCGGGGCAGCGGCACTGGAACATGGAATCGATCTATGAATACGGCAGCCGCGCCGGGTTCTGGCGTGTCCACCGCCAGCTCAGGGATCTTCCGATCACCGTCTACGGCGTGGCCACGGCGTTGGCCCGCGCCCCTGAACAGGTCGCCGCGATGAAGGCGGCGGGCTGGGAAATCGCCAGCCACGGGTTGAAGTGGGTCGAACACAAGGACATGCCCGCCGAGGAAGAGCGTGCCCAGATCCGCGAGGCGATCCGCCTGCATACCGAAGTGGTCGGCAGCCCGCCACGCGGCTGGTACACGGGGCGTTGTTCGATGAACACGGTCGACCTGGCCGCCGCCGAGGGCGATCTTGCCTATATCGCCGACAGCTACGCCGACGATCTGCCGTATTGGGTCAGGGCAGGGGACAAGGATCAGCTGATCGTTCCCTACACGATGGACTGCAACGACATGCGCTTTGCGATCCAGGCGGGCTATACCAACGGCGATCAGTTCGAAAGCTACCTGAAAGACAGCTTTGACATGCTCTATGCCGAAGGGGAGCAGGGCGCGCCAAAAATCCTGTCGATCGGGTTGCACTGCCGCCTGGTCGGGCGTCCCGGGCGCGCCGCCGCCTTTCAGCGTGCGCTGGACCATTTCAAGGCCCATGACGGCGTCTGGTTCGCGACCCGCGAACAGATCGCCGACCATTGGGCGCGGGAACATCCGCCGGTGCAGCGGATCAGGCCGTCGCAGATGGACAAGGCAAGCTTTGTGGCCGAATACGGCGGTATTTTCGAGCATAGCCCGTGGATCGCCGAAGCCGGTTTTGACCTGGAATTCGGGCCGACCCATGATTCCGCCGCCGGGGTCCACAGCCTGCTGTCGCGGATCTTTCGCAGCGCCAGCGAAGAACAGCGCCTTGGCGTGTTGACCGCGCACCCCGATCTGGCCGGCAAACTGGCCGCCGCCGGGCGCCTGACCCGCGAAAGCACGGCGGAACAGGCGGGGGCAGGGCTGGACATGCTGACCGATGACGAACGCGCCGAATTCACCGCGCTGAACACCGCCTACACGACGCGGTTCGGTTTCCCCTTTATCATCGCCGTGCGCGACAACACCAAGGCGTCGATCATGGAGGCGTTCAAGCGCCGCATCGACAACAGCCGCGAGGCCGAGTTTGCCGAGGCCTGCCGCCAGGTCGAACGCATCGCCGAGCTGCGCCTGCAGGAAAAATTTGCCCGATGA
- a CDS encoding ureidoglycolate lyase encodes MTRMIAIQPLTAQAFAPFGDVLDVAGDPDKLINQGMCGRYHDRAKLDFSDGRAGISLFKAIPRDLPLKLDMVERHPDGSQAFLPLSQEPFLVVVAPDQGGVPGLPLAFRTAPGQGVNYHRGVWHGVLTPLSQPGLFAVVDRIGDGPNLQEHWFKDAILIGP; translated from the coding sequence ATGACCCGGATGATCGCGATCCAGCCGCTGACGGCGCAGGCCTTTGCGCCCTTTGGCGATGTCCTTGACGTTGCGGGCGATCCCGACAAGCTGATCAATCAGGGCATGTGCGGGCGCTACCACGACCGCGCAAAGCTGGATTTTTCCGACGGGCGCGCCGGGATCAGCCTGTTCAAGGCGATCCCGCGCGATCTGCCGCTGAAACTGGACATGGTCGAACGCCATCCCGATGGCAGCCAGGCTTTCCTGCCGCTCAGCCAAGAGCCGTTCCTGGTGGTGGTGGCCCCGGATCAGGGCGGCGTGCCGGGTCTGCCGCTGGCCTTTCGCACAGCACCGGGGCAGGGGGTGAATTATCATCGCGGGGTCTGGCATGGGGTGCTGACCCCGCTTTCGCAGCCCGGCCTGTTCGCGGTCGTCGACCGGATCGGTGACGGCCCCAACCTTCAGGAACACTGGTTCAAGGACGCAATCCTGATCGGGCCATGA
- the bhcC gene encoding 3-hydroxy-D-aspartate aldolase BhcC has product MDTPMDLDAFEVGFDIPAKPGMDAADIQTPCLILDLDALERNIRKMGDFAAAHGMRHRVHGKMHKSVDVARLQQRLGGACGVCCQKVSEAEVFARGGITDVLVSNQVRDPVKIDRLARLPKLGARTSVCVDDIANVAELSAAAVRHGTNIECLVEIDCGAGRCGVTTAQEAVQIAKAIVAAPGLTFGGLQAYQGSAQHLDRYEERKAKLVIVIAMVRDVLDALAASALPCPLVTGGGTGTYPLETASGLYNELQCGSYAFMDADYGRILDQDGQRIDQGTWENALFVLTSVMSHTKPDIAIVDAGLKAQSVDSGLPVVFGRDDVTYVKCSDEHGELSDPGGRLKINEKLRVIPGHCDPTVNLHDWFVGVRGGKVETLWPVSARGRGY; this is encoded by the coding sequence ATGGACACCCCGATGGATCTGGACGCCTTTGAAGTGGGTTTCGACATTCCGGCCAAGCCCGGCATGGATGCGGCCGATATCCAGACCCCTTGCCTGATCCTTGACCTCGATGCGCTTGAACGCAACATCCGCAAGATGGGCGACTTTGCCGCCGCGCATGGCATGCGCCACCGGGTGCACGGCAAGATGCACAAATCCGTGGACGTGGCGCGGCTGCAGCAGCGGCTGGGCGGGGCCTGTGGCGTCTGCTGTCAAAAGGTTTCCGAGGCCGAAGTCTTTGCCCGCGGCGGCATCACGGACGTGCTGGTGTCAAACCAGGTGCGCGACCCGGTCAAGATCGACCGCTTGGCGCGCCTGCCGAAACTGGGCGCGCGCACCAGCGTTTGCGTCGATGACATCGCCAACGTGGCCGAACTGTCCGCCGCCGCCGTGCGACACGGCACGAACATCGAATGCCTTGTGGAAATCGACTGCGGCGCGGGGCGCTGCGGCGTGACCACCGCGCAAGAGGCAGTGCAGATCGCCAAGGCCATCGTCGCCGCCCCCGGGCTGACCTTTGGCGGCCTGCAGGCCTATCAAGGGTCCGCGCAGCACCTTGACCGCTACGAAGAACGCAAGGCTAAGCTGGTTATCGTCATCGCCATGGTCCGCGATGTTCTGGACGCGCTGGCGGCCAGTGCCCTCCCCTGCCCGCTGGTGACGGGCGGTGGCACCGGGACCTATCCCTTGGAAACCGCGTCGGGCCTGTACAACGAACTGCAGTGCGGGTCCTACGCCTTCATGGATGCCGACTATGGCCGCATTCTGGACCAGGACGGCCAGCGGATCGACCAAGGCACATGGGAAAATGCGCTGTTCGTCCTGACCAGCGTCATGTCGCATACCAAACCGGACATCGCGATCGTCGATGCGGGGCTCAAGGCGCAGTCGGTGGATTCGGGCCTGCCGGTGGTCTTTGGCCGCGATGACGTCACCTATGTGAAATGCTCGGACGAACATGGCGAGCTGAGCGACCCCGGCGGCCGCCTGAAGATCAACGAAAAACTGAGGGTGATCCCCGGCCACTGCGACCCCACCGTGAACCTGCATGACTGGTTCGTGGGCGTGCGCGGTGGCAAGGTCGAAACCCTGTGGCCGGTTTCGGCACGCGGACGCGGTTATTGA
- a CDS encoding LysR family transcriptional regulator, with translation MSYLDNVRTFVRVYELGSMSAAGRDLRISPAVTSSRISQLEEHLGVRLFQRTTRSLTPTEQGQSFYRGATDILEAVETAEAQIVNITENLRGSLYVAAPLGVGRRLIAPQVPDFLKAYPEVSVRLRLTDRKVDLTTEGLDLAFFLGQPEDSNLRIRKIADVDRVLCAAPEYVARRGMPANGDELVSQGHECLSLRFPGATEFQWRLSTAAGPKRFRVAGRYECDDGDVLTDWALAGQGVAMKPVFEIAEHLASGALVPVAVQTPPEPIQMACLFTHRRRQDPKTRLFMEFMIERIAGQVRGQ, from the coding sequence ATGTCCTATCTCGACAACGTGCGCACCTTTGTCCGTGTCTATGAATTGGGCAGCATGTCCGCTGCAGGACGTGATTTGCGCATTTCTCCGGCGGTGACTTCGTCGCGGATTTCGCAGTTGGAGGAACACCTGGGCGTTCGCCTGTTCCAAAGGACGACCCGCAGCCTGACGCCGACCGAGCAAGGGCAATCCTTTTATCGCGGCGCGACGGATATCCTCGAGGCGGTCGAAACCGCCGAGGCGCAGATCGTCAACATCACCGAAAACCTGCGCGGATCGCTGTATGTTGCGGCGCCGCTGGGGGTTGGGCGGCGATTGATCGCGCCGCAGGTGCCGGATTTCCTCAAGGCATACCCCGAGGTCAGCGTGCGCCTGCGCCTGACCGACAGAAAAGTCGATCTGACGACCGAAGGGCTGGATCTGGCGTTTTTCCTGGGCCAACCCGAGGACAGCAACCTGCGCATTCGCAAGATCGCGGATGTGGACCGGGTGCTTTGCGCCGCGCCAGAGTATGTCGCGCGGCGGGGAATGCCCGCCAATGGGGACGAATTGGTGTCTCAGGGGCACGAATGCCTCAGCCTGCGGTTTCCCGGTGCGACCGAATTCCAGTGGCGGCTGTCCACCGCTGCCGGGCCAAAACGGTTTCGCGTTGCGGGGCGCTATGAATGCGACGATGGCGACGTTCTGACCGACTGGGCGCTGGCGGGGCAGGGGGTGGCGATGAAACCGGTGTTCGAGATCGCCGAACACCTGGCAAGCGGCGCATTGGTGCCTGTGGCGGTGCAAACCCCGCCCGAGCCGATCCAGATGGCCTGCCTGTTCACCCACCGCCGCCGCCAGGACCCCAAGACCCGATTGTTCATGGAATTCATGATCGAACGGATTGCCGGGCAGGTGCGGGGGCAATGA